A region from the Vicia villosa cultivar HV-30 ecotype Madison, WI linkage group LG3, Vvil1.0, whole genome shotgun sequence genome encodes:
- the LOC131593603 gene encoding F-box protein At1g60400-like encodes MSNSVMNKVEISDNNVHNKDMLSDLPDCIILHILSFLITKHAVTTCILSSRWNDLWKRLPALIFHISDFRGFRTNKIFSEFVSKVLSLRDSSVSLHTLDFENRSILLEVPIFKWIVNYAISHRVQRLRLSVNGGIAQIPLALFSSHTLTHLSLSICYGCENLFPKSLNLPALSTLELENFTFSVGDKDCAEPFSTFNRLNRLLISHCNVENWGTLCISSATLVNFTMYNDSDDYYKIELCTPSLCTFSFRGVPYHDISWSNISSLKHVDIDAEVFPYTCYGPPLFLFNWLSEFANIKSLTVTATTLQVLSLIPGLLKFKIPSLGKLKSLKVKIDEIQCGLLALSNDKLQDIKSKKEAAMIHKAFDLGLELSPLELDGVVDFLLQNSPSVKVDIVDCGKKTS; translated from the exons ATGTCTAATTCCGTCATGAATAAAGTTGAAATCAGTGATAATAATGTACACAACAAAGACATGCTCAGTGATTTACCTGATTGCATTATCCTTCACATACTCTCTTTTTTGATTACCAAACACGCCGTAACAACATGCATCTTATCCTCGAGATGGAACGATCTCTGGAAACGTCTTCCCGCTCTTATTTTCCATATATCTGATTTTCGAGGCTTTCGAACTAATAAGATATTCTCCGAATTCGTGTCTAAGGTTTTATCTCTTCGCGATTCCTCTGTCTCATTGCACACTCTCGACTTTGAGAATAGATCTATTCTCTTGGAGGTTCCCATATTTAAATGGATTGTGAATTATGCTATTTCACATCGTGTTCAACGCTTACGACTTAGTGTAAATGGTGGCATTGCACAAATTCCTCTTGCCTTATTTTCATCTCACACTTTAACACATCTTAGCCTTTCTATTTGTTATGGTTGTGAAAACCTGTTTCCGAAATCTCTCAATTTGCCCGCGTTATCTACCTTGGAACTAGAGAATTTTACATTTTCGGTTGGCGATAAGGATTGCGCCGAACCATTTTCAACCTTTAATAGGTTGAATCGTTTGCTCATTTCCCATTGTAACGTGGAAAATTGGGGAACCCTTTGTATATCAAGCGCGACGCTTGTTAATTTTACTATGTACAATGACTCAGATGACTATTATAAAATTGAGCTTTGCACTCCAAGTCTTTGTACATTTTCTTTTCGTGGTGTTCCTTATCACGATATCTCTTGGAGCAATATTTCTTCTCTTAAACATGTAGATATTGACGCTGAAGTATTTCCATATACTTGTTATGGACCTCCGTTGTTTCTGTTTAATTGGCTCTCAGAGTTTGCTAATATCAAATCATTGACTGTCACTGCAACTACTCTTCAG GTTCTCTCCTTAATTCCTGGTTTGTTGAAGTTTAAGATCCCTTCCTTGGGTAAACTAAAGTCATTGAAAGTGAAAATTGACGAAATTCAATGTGGACTCCTGGCGTTGAGCAATGATAAGTTACAGGACATCAAGTCAAAGAAAGAAGCTGCTATGATACATAAAGCATTTGATTTAGGATTGGAGCTGTCTCCACTTGAACTTGACGGAGTTGTGGACTTCTTGCTTCAAAATTCACCATCAGTTAAAGTTGACATAGTTGATTGCGGAAAAAAAACTTCTTAG